A stretch of the Lolium perenne isolate Kyuss_39 chromosome 3, Kyuss_2.0, whole genome shotgun sequence genome encodes the following:
- the LOC127345633 gene encoding chitinase CLP-like, producing MALKLQTFLHLFVLSILLCTSSSDHSLAKALVAPPINALVAQITKAAETSLYTLSLSHKDYLLDLSGPLLWSPCSAGNPTVPCSAAECTATLGTHRYFAQGQCRCTARLKNPVTGDRAVVGDLTLVDVVTNATDGSTPTAEVTVGGVLSACAPAGFLGSSPLPAAVAGDAGLGRGCASLPAQLHSKLSLKRQFAVCLPSTVGRIGVAFFGDGPYGLMPPTPFDVSSVLSYTPLVRNPWNPSAYTIQLAGIAINQEAVQLPPGALDLVTLDTAAPYTVLRHDVYRAFVAAFQRATASVPRVPAVAPFEVCFNISDLGFSGVGYAVAPVDLVMARGGGNWTVFGFNSLAEVADDTACLAFVDGGWAAPSAVTVGGFQMENNFLVFDEAASRLGYSGALLLTRTACGNFNFARN from the coding sequence ATGGCTCTGAAACTCCAAACTTTTCTTCACCTCTTCGTTCTCTCCATTCTCCTATGCACATCATCTTCAGATCATAGTCTTGCGAAAGCCTTGGTAGCTCCTCCGATCAATGCCTTGGTGGCTCAAATAACCAAAGCAGCCGAGACCTCTCTGTACACGCTCTCACTCTCGCACAAGGACTACTTGCTCGACCTCTCTGGCCCGCTCCTCTGGTCGCCCTGCTCCGCTGGGAACCCCACCGTCCCGTGCTCCGCCGCCGAGTGCACCGCCACGTTGGGGACGCACAGGTACTTCGCCCAAGGCCAGTGCAGGTGCACCGCTCGCCTCAAAAACCCCGTCACGGGCGACCGGGCCGTCGTCGGCGATCTCACGCTCGTCGATGTAGTCACCAACGCAACCGACGGGAGCACGCCGACGGCCGAGGTCACTGTCGGCGGCGTACTCTCTGCGTGCGCTCCGGCCGGTTTCCTCGGGTCTTCGCCGTTGCCGGCGGCGGTGGCCGGTGACGCGGGCCTTGGCCGGGGCTGCGCCAGCCTGCCAGCGCAGCTCCACTCCAAGTTATCACTCAAGCGGCAGTTCGCCGTCTGCCTGCCGAGCACGGTTGGCCGCATCGGCGTGGCGTTCTTCGGGGACGGGCCGTACGGGCTCATGCCGCCAACGCCGTTCGACGTGAGCTCCGTCCTCTCCTACACGCCCCTCGTTCGCAACCCTTGGAACCCCTCCGCATACACCATCCAGCTCGCCGGCATCGCCATCAACCAAGAAGCCGTCCAGCTCCCGCCCGGCGCGCTCGACCTCGTCACGCTCGACACGGCGGCGCCGTACACGGTGCTGCGGCACGACGTGTACCGCGCGTTTGTCGCGGCCTTTCAGCGTGCCACCGCGAGTGTGCCGCGCGTCCCGGCCGTGGCGCCGTTCGAGGTGTGCTTCAACATCAGCGATCTCGGGTTCTCGGGGGTCGGGTACGCCGTGGCGCCGGTGGACCTGGTGATGGCACGCGGCGGCGGGAACTGGACGGTGTTCGGTTTCAACTCGCTGGCGGAGGTGGCGGACGACACGGCGTGCCTGGCGTTCGTCGACGGCGGGTGGGCGGCACCAAGCGCGGTGACCGTCGGTGGGTTTCAGATGGAGAATAATTTCTTGGTGTTCGACGAGGCCGCGTCCAGGCTCGGGTACAGTGGCGCGCTGCTCTTGACGAGGACCGCTTGTGGCAACTTCAACTTCGCGAGGAACTGA
- the LOC127340355 gene encoding chitinase CLP-like, which yields MSQSRLPVLFVLVVSLVVLASGQPRPVVVPVTKDTATSLYTIPLYDGANLVVDIAGPLVWSTCQRGHLPAKFACKSETCKLANAYPVPGCPATGCGRDPRKDMTCTTYPYNPVTGSCAAGSLVHTRFVANTTDGKNPVRQVSVRAVSACGTTKKLLASLPRGASGVAGLAGSALALPAQVASSQKVAKTFLLCLPTGGANGDGVAIFGGSPLYLEYTGSVEYTSSLEHTPLVTRKGSPAYYVAVKYIALDNSRVPLPPLALATSGVVLSTTAPYTVLRADVYRPFLAAFREATAAQWQYAQKPREVKPVAPFGVCYDARTLANTRMGFMVPSVTLALEAEKNWTMTGVNSMVAVKPEKACLAFVEMKDVKAGDGKAPAVIVGGFQMENFVLEFDLERKRFGFLRLPYYAQCGHFNFTRSS from the coding sequence ATGTCACAATCGCGACTCCccgtcctctttgtccttgtcgtCTCGCTCGTCGTGCTGGCGTCGGGCCAGCCTCGTCCGGTGGTCGTTCCGGTGACCAAGGACACCGCCACCTCCCTCTATACCATCCCCTTGTACGACGGGGCCAACCTCGTCGTCGACATCGCGGGCCCGCTCGTGTGGTCGACGTGCCAGCGAGGCCACCTGCCGGCGAAGTTCGCGTGCAAGAGCGAGACCTGCAAGCTCGCCAACGCCTACCCCGTGCCGGGCTGCCCAGCGACCGGCTGCGGCCGCGACCCGCGCAAGGACATGACGTGCACGACGTACCCGTACAACCCGGTCACCGGCTCGTGCGCCGCCGGGAGCCTTGTCCACACGAGGTTCGTCGCCAACACCACCGACGGCAAGAACCCGGTGAGACAGGTGTCTGTGAGGGCCGTGTCGGCGTGCGGAACGACAAAGAAACTCCTGGCGTCGCTGCCGCGGGGCGCCTCGGGTGTGGCCGGGCTCGCGGGCTCCGCCTTGGCGCTGCCGGCGCAGGTGGCGTCGTCGCAGAAGGTCGCCAAGacgttcctcctctgcctcccaaCCGGcggcgccaacggtgatggcgtgGCCATCTTCGGCGGCAGCCCGCTGTACCTGGAGTACACGGGGTCGGTGGAGTACACCTCGTCTCTGGAGCACACGCCGCTCGTCACCAGGAAGGGCAGCCCCGCGTACTACGTCGCCGTCAAGTACATCGCGCTGGATAACTCCCGCGTGCCGCTCCCACCTCTCGCGCTCGCCACGAGCGGCGTGGTGCTGAGCACGACGGCGCCCTACACTGTGCTCCGCGCGGACGTGTACCGCCCGTTCCTGGCCGCGTTCCGCGAGGCCACGGCGGCGCAGTGGCAGTACGCGCAGAAGCCACGCGAAGTGAAGCCCGTGGCGCCGTTCGGGGTGTGCTACGACGCGCGGACGCTGGCCAACACGCGGATGGGGTTCATGGTGCCGAGCGTGACGCTGGCGCTTGAGGCAGAGAAGAACTGGACGATGACCGGCGTGAACTCGATGGTGGCCGTGAAGCCGGAGAAGGCGTGCCTGGCCTTCGTGGAGATGAAGGATGTGAAGGCCGGAGATGGCAAGGCGCCGGCGGTGATCGTTGGAGGATTCCAGATGGAGAACTTCGTGCTAGAGTTCGACCTGGAGAGGAAGCGGTTCGGGTTCCTCAGGCTGCCCTACTACGCGCAATGCGGCCACTTCAATTTCACTCGGAGCTCTTAG
- the LOC127340356 gene encoding chitinase CLP-like gives MSQVLLLLLVLAASLAWPASCKTLPVVVPVTKDPATSLYTIPFYNGANLIVNIAGPLVWSTCQRGHLPAKFTCQSDTCKLAKAYPVPGCRAAGCGRDPRKDRTCTTYPYNPVTGSCAAGSLVHTRFVANTTDGKNPMRQVSVRAVSACGTTKKLLASLPRGASGVAGLAGSGLALPAQVASSQKVARKFLLCLPGGGSYGDGVAIFGGGPLYLLEGQPEFTQSLEYTPLVTKKDSPAYYITAKYIALDNSRVLLPPRALGTGGVVLRTTVPYTALRADVYHPFVAAFGKAMAAQWQYARTVKPVAPFGLCYDARTLVNAHSGYMVPSVTLALDGGKKWRMAGVNSMVDVKLGTACLAFVEMKGVKPGDVNAPAVVVGGFQMENFVLQFDLEKKRLGFLNLPFYTPCSQFNFTRNAQ, from the coding sequence ATGTCACAAGTCCTCCTGCTCCTACTCGTCCTTGCCGCCTCGCTGGCGTGGCCGGCGTCGTGCAAGACTCTTCCGGTGGTTGTTCCGGTCACCAAGGACCCCGCCACCTCCCTGTACACCATCCCCTTCTACAACGGCGCCAACCTCATCGTCAACATCGCCGGCCCGCTCGTCTGGTCAACATGCCAGCGCGGCCACCTGCCGGCAAAGTTCACGTGTCAGAGTGACACCTGCAAGCTCGCCAAGGCCTACCCCGTCCCGGGTTGCCGAGCAGCCGGCTGCGGCCGCGACCCGCGCAAGGACAGGACGTGCACGACGTACCCGTACAACCCGGTCACCGGCTCGTGCGCCGCCGGGAGCCTTGTCCACACGAGGTTCGTTGCCAACACCACCGACGGCAAGAACCCGATGAGACAGGTGTCCGTGAGGGCTGTCTCAGCGTGCGGAACGACAAAGAAACTCCTAGCGTCCCTGCCACGGGGAGCCTCGGGCGTGGCCGGGCTCGCGGGCTCCGGCCTGGCGCTGCCGGCGCAGGTGGCGTCGTCGCAGAAGGTCGCAAGGaagttcctcctctgcctccccgGCGGTGGCTCCTACGGCGACGGCGTGGCCATCTTCGGTGGCGGCCCGCTGTACCTCCTCGAGGGGCAGCCGGAGTTCACACAGTCGCTGGAGTACACGCCGCTCGTCACCAAGAAAGACAGCCCCGCGTACTACATCACGGCCAAGTACATCGCACTGGACAACTCCCGCGTGCTCCTCCCGCCGCGCGCGCTCGGCACCGGCGGCGTGGTGCTCCGGACGACGGTGCCCTACACCGCGCTGCGCGCCGACGTGTACCACCCGTTCGTGGCCGCGTTCGGCAAGGCCATGGCGGCGCAGTGGCAGTACGCGCGCACGGTGAAGCCGGTGGCGCCGTTCGGGCTGTGCTACGACGCACGGACGCTGGTCAATGCGCATAGCGGGTACATGGTGCCGAGCGTGACGCTGGCGCTGGATGGGGGGAAGAAATGGAGGATGGCCGGCGTGAACTCGATGGTGGACGTGAAGCTGGGGACGGCGTGCCTGGCGTTCGTGGAGATGAAGGGGGTCAAGCCCGGGGACGTAAACGCGCCAGCGGTGGTCGTGGGAGGGTTCCAGATGGAGAACTTCGTGCTCCAGTTCGACCTAGAGAAGAAGCGGCTCGGCTTCCTCAATCTGCCCTTCTACACGCCGTGCAGCCAGTTTAATTTCACTCGGAACGCTCAATAa